The Amphiura filiformis chromosome 12, Afil_fr2py, whole genome shotgun sequence genome includes a region encoding these proteins:
- the LOC140165781 gene encoding vesicular inhibitory amino acid transporter-like, with translation MFLLALPYAVKNGGYWGLVALIAAAAITYYTGIILVQCLYETDPTTGIKRRVRDSYVDIATEVWGIYAAQIVHTAQFIELIMTCILYLVLCGDLLSNCFPGSGATTTMWTIVATFFVVPCAFLRDLKAVARLSLGNAVAHVIINVIVIGYCITHIGTWHWAQVKLKVDLKLFPVSMGIVIFSYTSHIFLPSLEGDMTDRSQFNTMLKWTHGLAGLFKALFAYVCFLTFGNATKDVITDNLPTAGFKGLVNFALVIKALLSYPLPYYAAAELLERAFFMGRPRTLFPSCFATDGCLNVWALFLRMLLALFTLTLAIYIPHFSLLMGLIGSFTGTMLSFVWPCWFHLKIKWYDIPNWQKVGNVCIMVGGAICGIIGIILSFKGLVDAFRGLNDDA, from the coding sequence ATGTTTTTGTTGGCTCTACCGTATGCAGTTAAAAATGGCGGGTATTGGGGACTCGTGGCACTGATTGCCGCCGCAGCAATAACCTATTACACAGGCATAATTCTTGTGCAATGTCTTTACGAAACCGATCCAACTACTGGCATCAAGAGACGTGTGAGAGATTCCTACGTCGATATTGCCACCGAAGTATGGGGTATTTATGCGGCACAAATTGTACACACAGCTCAATTTATTGAGCTTATTATGACATGCATTCTTTATTTGGTGCTTTGTGGAGACTTATTGTCTAACTGCTTCCCAGGTAGTGGAGCTACCACTACCATGTGGACTATAGTAGCAACATTCTTTGTTGTGCCATGTGCATTTCTTCGCGATTTGAAAGCCGTCGCTAGGTTGAGTTTAGGAAATGCTGTAGCTCACGTGATTATCAACGTAATTGTGATTGGTTATTGTATAACACACATTGGGACTTGGCATTGGGCACAAGTCAAACTGAAggtggacctaaaactttttccTGTGTCAATGGGAATTGTCATTTTCAGTTATACGTCACATATTTTCTTACCAAGTTTGGAAGGTGATATGACAGATCGCAGTCAGTTCAATACTATGCTGAAATGGACCCACGGTTTGGCGGGTTTATTCAAAGCACTCTTCGCCTATGTGTGCTTTTTGACATTTGGTAATGCAACAAAGGACGTAATTACAGATAATCTACCCACTGCAGGTTTCAAAGGTCTGGTCAATTTTGCTCTTGTAATCAAAGCACTGTTGTCATACCCGTTACCTTATTACGCAGCAGCGGAATTATTAGAAAGAGCTTTCTTCATGGGCAGACCAAGGACTTTATTTCCATCCTGCTTCGCTACAGATGGGTGCTTAAATGTGTGGGCTCTTTTCTTGCGAATGCTCTTAGCATTATTTACGCTAACTTTAGCCATATATATCCCACATTTTTCTCTGCTCATGGGGCTTATTGGAAGCTTCACTGGAACTATGTTATCTTTTGTTTGGCCATGCTGGTTTCATCTTAAAATTAAATGGTATGACATCCCAAATTGGCAAAAAGTAGGTAATGTTTGTATAATGGTGGGCGGTGCAATATGTGGAATAATTGGAATAATACTTTCATTCAAAGGACTGGTGGATGCTTTCAGAGGACTCAATGATGATGCGTGA